The following proteins are encoded in a genomic region of Nicotiana sylvestris chromosome 4, ASM39365v2, whole genome shotgun sequence:
- the LOC104226748 gene encoding protein FAR1-RELATED SEQUENCE 3-like yields MVVGSMVIPKYANPKIIYTPKDIQADMLSEHGMNLTYMQAWRAKEKALEFLRGHPADSYNKLPSYLYILEKTYSGSVVKLKKTDDDCFMYVFVAICTSISGWEYCRPVVVVDGTFLKSAYTGIMLISSTIDASGTILPLVYVVVDSENDASWKWFFEQFKHAYGERPNICVVSDQNESILKETSIVYPGMPHYSCIWHIWTNIRAKFKKGHLKLSELYFATARSYTLDEFNERMSKIEEIDPRVKVYLYNIGYHRWSRVHATVNRTWTMTSNIAESLNAVTKDARDLPIVELLEYMRTLLECWTNEKLLKTKGTFTYLRFKFNKELDDNRTLSHKLRVRASTDYLYTILYGVNRYIVCLENKRCSCG; encoded by the exons ATGGTAGTTGGTAGCATGGTTATTCCAAAATATGCTAATCCTAAGATAATTTATACACCAAAAGACATACAAGCTGATATGTTATCTGAACACGGCATGAACTTAACGTACATGCAAGcttggagagcaaaggaaaaagCTTTGGAGTTTTTGAGAGGTCATCCTGCTGACTCCTACAACAAATTGCCTAGTTATTTGTATATTCTAGAGAAGACTTATTCGGGGTCTGTTGTTAAATTGAAGAAGACGGACGATGACTGCTTcatgtatgtatttgttgcgaTTTGTACGTCAATTAGTGGTTGGGAATATTGTAGGCCAGTTGTAGTAGTTGATGGGACCTTCTTAAAGTCAGCATACACGGGAATAATGCTAATATCTAGTACAATAGATGCATCAG GTACCATATTACCATTGGTATATGTTGTTGTTGATTCAGAAAATGACGCATCATGGAAGTGGTTTTTTGAGCAATTCAAACATGCATATGGTGAAAGACCAAATATATGTGTTGTTTCGGATCAGAATGAGAGTATCTTGAAGGAAACATCTATTGTTTATCCCGGCATGCCACATTATTCTTGCATAtggcatatttggacaaatataaggGCAAAGTTCAAGAAGGGACATCTAAAGTTAAGCGAATTGTACTTTGCCACGGCACGGTCATACACGcttgatgaatttaatgaaaggatgtcaaagattgaagagatTGACCCGCGTGTTAAAGTATACTTATACAatattggctatcatagatggtCTCGAGTACATGCTACGGTGAACAGAACTTGGACTATGACATCAAACATTGCAGAGTCGTTGAATGCTGTAACAAAAGATGCAAGAGACCTGCCGATAGTAGAACTATTAGAGTATATGAGGACTCTTCTTGAATGTTGGACTAATGAAAAGTTATTGAAAACAAAGGGTACATTCACATACCTTAGGTTTAAATTCAACAAAGAGTTGGATGACAACAGAACATTGTCGCACAAACTTAGA gtgagggcttcaacagaCTACCTCTATACAATACTATATGGAGTGAATCGCTATATTGTTTGTCTTGAAAACAAGAGATGTAGTTGTGGGTAA